In Halovivax gelatinilyticus, the following are encoded in one genomic region:
- a CDS encoding AAA family ATPase gives MSERTDAETDPRRLYEQVQAEVERVLVGNERVVEFLTIAALTRGHVLLEGVPGVAKTTLANLFARASGLEYTRIQLTPDVLPADITGTHIYREATGEFTLQRGPIFANLVVADEINRATPKTQSALLEAMEERTVTLEGETLRLPTPFMVIATQNPIEMEGVFELPEAQRDRFSFKLTVDLPNRAHEREVLDRFDDAPELGPDDVSQVVDGDAIAAAREAVAAVHVADPVKEYILDLTGASREHPDVVHGSSPRATLTFLDGAKARAAIHGRSYVIPDDVKALAEPTLVHRLIPSTDAELSDVTTADLVSDLLASVDPPGADTRFEASVDEA, from the coding sequence ATGAGCGAGCGGACGGACGCCGAGACGGACCCCCGGAGACTGTACGAGCAGGTGCAAGCGGAGGTAGAGCGCGTACTGGTCGGCAACGAGCGCGTCGTCGAGTTTCTGACGATCGCGGCGCTGACGCGAGGGCACGTCCTCTTAGAGGGCGTTCCTGGCGTGGCGAAAACGACGCTAGCGAACCTCTTTGCGCGGGCGAGCGGCCTCGAGTACACCCGTATTCAGCTGACGCCGGACGTGCTGCCAGCCGATATCACGGGAACGCACATCTATCGGGAGGCGACCGGCGAGTTTACCCTCCAGCGCGGCCCGATCTTCGCCAACCTGGTCGTCGCCGACGAGATCAACCGGGCGACGCCGAAGACCCAGAGCGCGCTCTTAGAGGCCATGGAAGAGCGAACGGTGACGCTCGAAGGCGAGACCCTCAGGCTACCGACGCCGTTTATGGTCATCGCGACCCAGAACCCCATCGAGATGGAGGGCGTCTTCGAGCTCCCTGAAGCCCAGCGAGACCGGTTTTCGTTCAAGCTCACCGTCGATCTGCCGAATCGAGCCCACGAACGCGAGGTGCTCGACCGATTCGACGACGCGCCGGAACTCGGCCCCGACGACGTCTCTCAGGTCGTCGACGGGGACGCGATCGCCGCCGCCCGCGAGGCGGTCGCCGCCGTTCACGTCGCCGATCCCGTAAAGGAGTACATCCTCGACCTGACGGGCGCCTCGCGCGAGCACCCGGACGTCGTCCACGGGAGTTCGCCGCGTGCGACGCTCACCTTCCTCGACGGGGCGAAAGCCAGAGCCGCGATACACGGCCGGTCGTACGTCATTCCCGACGACGTCAAGGCGCTCGCCGAGCCGACGCTCGTCCACCGGCTCATTCCGAGTACGGACGCCGAGTTGAGCGACGTGACGACCGCCGACCTGGTCTCGGATCTGCTCGCGTCGGTCGATCCGCCGGGGGCGGATACCCGGTTCGAGGCGTCCGTCGACGAGGCGTGA
- a CDS encoding DUF1616 domain-containing protein, whose product MRVPRSVWLAIPAPVRRLPADLAAVFVLVAATNVAVLAPLIRETPLRIPLGLSFVLFVPGYAFIAALFPEAGESPTGESEDDAEESDEDDAAWLGGGLGRSGIDGIERVALSFGLSIAIVPLIGLALNFTPWGIRLVPIMVAVSGFTVVAAVVATVRRWELPAEERFRVPYREWYAAGYDEVFDPETRTDAVLNVALAASIVLAVGAVGFAIMVPPQGEQFSAVYILTEDDDEELVAADYPEELVAGESAEIVVGVDNHEHEQTAYTVVVIEQDVAIDGNETTVRDQRELDRFETTLDHDESWHHPHNVTPTFTGENVRVAWLLFPDEVPAEPTMDDTEYTVHLWIDVLEDGE is encoded by the coding sequence ATGCGCGTCCCCCGATCGGTGTGGCTGGCTATTCCGGCGCCAGTCCGGCGACTCCCGGCGGACCTCGCGGCCGTCTTCGTCCTGGTCGCCGCCACCAACGTCGCCGTACTGGCGCCGCTGATCCGGGAGACGCCGCTTCGGATTCCCCTCGGTCTTTCGTTCGTCCTCTTCGTCCCCGGCTACGCGTTCATCGCGGCGCTCTTTCCGGAGGCGGGCGAGTCGCCGACGGGCGAATCGGAAGACGATGCGGAAGAAAGCGACGAGGACGATGCAGCCTGGCTGGGCGGCGGACTCGGCCGGTCGGGCATCGACGGCATCGAACGCGTCGCCCTCTCCTTCGGTCTGAGTATCGCGATCGTTCCGCTGATCGGGCTCGCGTTGAACTTCACGCCCTGGGGCATCCGGCTGGTACCGATCATGGTCGCCGTCTCCGGCTTCACGGTCGTCGCCGCGGTCGTCGCGACCGTCAGGCGGTGGGAACTGCCCGCCGAAGAGCGATTCAGGGTTCCCTACCGCGAGTGGTACGCGGCCGGCTACGACGAGGTGTTCGACCCCGAGACGCGGACCGACGCCGTCCTGAACGTCGCGCTCGCCGCCTCGATCGTGCTGGCCGTCGGCGCCGTCGGCTTCGCGATCATGGTTCCCCCGCAGGGCGAGCAGTTCTCGGCCGTCTACATCCTCACCGAAGACGACGATGAAGAACTCGTCGCGGCCGACTATCCCGAGGAACTCGTCGCCGGCGAATCGGCCGAGATCGTCGTCGGCGTCGACAACCACGAACACGAGCAAACCGCCTACACCGTGGTGGTGATCGAACAGGACGTCGCGATCGACGGAAACGAGACGACGGTGAGAGACCAGCGCGAGCTGGATCGGTTCGAGACCACGCTCGACCACGACGAGTCCTGGCACCATCCTCACAACGTGACGCCGACGTTCACCGGCGAGAACGTCCGCGTCGCCTGGCTGCTCTTTCCCGACGAGGTGCCGGCCGAGCCGACGATGGACGACACTGAGTACACCGTCCACCTCTGGATCGACGTGCTCGAAGACGGCGAGTAA
- a CDS encoding trypsin-like serine protease yields the protein MSDQPGPTWKSLDELTTTDPLSDRPDERNRTSTRLETTDATTNSDLTVVVYDFREDEIIDEFDSSMAADVMDRDEIEDVKPEAIIGDEDERERVDDPKDSDYFHGQVDGIVQLSTFCSGTVVDEYHVLTAAHCIYDTDGGGWVDDVSVRPAADSYDEWTEVYPYSDIDVTLARTYTEYTEGELRRHDFALLTLDRSIGDYVSEWEYWSYDVGAEPYEDAINYVAGYPCDQEGYCPDNDDAFSKPYPSMWWDDGPGQGTHYIYDPTHTYELDTTGGQSGSPVIWYNEDFNVWEVIAVHGYGGSSANWGARVTHGKFSDLVDWIGQDHSETYIDEPENLPHFVHEDVQWTNEQDDWFTVDAPGEIVATESEIELEHRIRNVGTETAGSVEIGYYLSEHSNCEIPDGDWIATHSISPPDPFEAKDVTWDGTLSETHAGETGWICMMIDPTNQVTEFDQFDGQFDRHTSGTQIEVVEPAEFDVDITDISVDDGTVDVDYSVENVGGTDDTQSIEFDVDGATEETEWNVYITAGGVQHDSFSYDLAYGDDPSVDVAVRSDDNEDVETVDGIESRFDIEIGTSVDDGEVEVVYLVENTGDVPDVQDIVLIVEGSEADRHSDVFVDTGGHEETDTFDYDIQPGDAPSVSLEVETEDDSDGESVSIDEADFDVDITDTDDPIVEEDDVDIDIQVENLGDEPDAQTIALERSDIDQQCDSTTVSLEGEDTDEVELTCSTSSGDAPGFDVTAFSDDDSDSDSITVDEPPHFEIEVTDTTVEAGDLDVEYRVDNTGDVTGTQDVTFAVDGANEDTHHDVAIDAGDDETDTFTYGLEASDVGDLPIEVGTDDDADSRTVAIDEPDLSISITDTSVSNGVIAVDYAVENVGDVPAETDVSFAIEGGHETTHDDREVEADGEYSDSFEYELELGDESPVSVAVELDDDADDETVTLEPATVTTSITDTNDPVTAGEPIEVETTVENEGDEPTGATIELEAPDGSIADEQSVDLGGEETRSLTLEWETTVDDVGTDDLTVRSPDDVDETTVTVEQPPEYVVESVVTNDSIEEGETLTVEPTVINEGDVAGEENVSLAVEDEVVDERIDLALEPDEAETVSLEYETVHGDAPALDLTVETPHDAASETVPVDEMPFLAVETDETNAPVFVGDEIEVMVAVENTGDGETTQDVELFESGADDPIDVVEDVTLAGGETDSVTLRYDTDDGDVPSIDLTVASEDDEANTTATVDRPPHFALSDTEFPESVPAGFDIVAETTVTNEGTIAETQSVTLSVDDEVVESTDLTLDGGENESVALESKTPGDVGDDVTIRLSSDNESAESEVSIVEPGPPFVEITEYTLSETVAAGGPIEVTATVTNTGDLTAEQGIAFETAELNASTETSVALERHESETLTLSVPTDPDDAGQTVTATLASENELVAEPITIDDPIPATFSLDLVDVTETVEAGDPVAVTVAVTNEGTLAGTQPLELSADEDDTLVANESVTLSPGETDERTFAYETDEGDVGDVSIELTSENDSVSTAVSVDEADDGSPSLPPLPPAPGEPAIELVEVELHNGTVSVDDAVLIAVTLENRGDADGTVELPLAFDGETVTEETVAVEAGETETNILTAPIEQPGTVSVTVADEPAGTVEVTDPDDERTDDADDDSDSGTDDHTDDGAASDGTPDDTVTADDDDSFAVPGFGLGAAFLALFVATLVARRR from the coding sequence ACAGTCGTCGTATACGACTTTCGGGAGGACGAAATCATCGATGAGTTCGACTCTAGCATGGCAGCGGACGTGATGGATCGGGACGAAATTGAGGATGTCAAGCCAGAGGCGATTATCGGAGATGAGGACGAGAGAGAACGTGTCGATGACCCGAAAGACAGCGACTACTTTCATGGACAGGTCGACGGAATAGTTCAGCTATCGACCTTCTGTTCAGGGACGGTAGTCGACGAGTATCACGTGCTCACTGCCGCCCATTGCATTTACGATACCGACGGCGGTGGGTGGGTGGACGATGTCTCAGTTCGACCGGCCGCGGATAGTTACGACGAGTGGACCGAAGTGTACCCGTATTCGGACATCGACGTCACCCTCGCCAGAACGTACACGGAGTACACCGAAGGTGAACTCCGTCGCCACGATTTCGCCTTGCTCACGCTCGATAGGTCGATCGGTGACTACGTTTCGGAGTGGGAGTACTGGTCGTACGATGTTGGTGCCGAACCATACGAGGACGCGATAAATTACGTCGCCGGCTACCCCTGTGACCAAGAAGGATATTGTCCGGATAACGACGATGCCTTCTCGAAGCCCTATCCATCGATGTGGTGGGATGATGGACCAGGACAAGGGACGCACTACATCTACGACCCAACCCACACGTACGAACTAGACACCACCGGAGGGCAAAGTGGCTCTCCCGTAATCTGGTACAACGAGGACTTCAACGTGTGGGAGGTCATCGCCGTCCACGGCTACGGGGGCTCTTCCGCAAATTGGGGGGCGCGAGTCACGCATGGGAAGTTCAGCGACCTCGTTGATTGGATAGGCCAAGATCACTCTGAAACCTATATTGACGAACCCGAAAATCTGCCACATTTCGTCCACGAAGACGTCCAGTGGACGAACGAACAGGACGATTGGTTCACTGTTGATGCACCCGGTGAAATAGTTGCGACAGAATCCGAAATCGAACTCGAACACCGGATCAGAAACGTTGGGACGGAGACGGCCGGATCCGTAGAGATCGGATATTATCTGAGCGAGCACTCCAATTGTGAAATACCGGATGGTGATTGGATCGCCACGCACTCCATCTCTCCACCGGATCCGTTCGAAGCGAAAGATGTGACGTGGGACGGAACGCTCTCCGAAACTCACGCTGGGGAGACTGGATGGATCTGCATGATGATCGATCCGACGAATCAGGTGACTGAATTCGATCAGTTCGATGGCCAGTTCGACCGGCACACATCAGGTACACAGATCGAAGTCGTCGAACCCGCAGAGTTCGACGTTGATATCACGGACATCTCGGTTGACGACGGGACGGTTGACGTCGACTACAGCGTCGAAAACGTCGGTGGCACCGACGACACGCAGAGCATCGAGTTCGATGTCGACGGTGCCACGGAAGAGACCGAGTGGAACGTGTACATCACTGCTGGAGGCGTCCAACACGACTCCTTCAGTTACGACCTCGCGTACGGTGACGATCCGAGTGTCGACGTCGCGGTGCGAAGCGACGATAATGAGGACGTTGAAACCGTCGACGGTATAGAGTCCCGGTTCGACATCGAAATCGGAACCAGCGTTGATGACGGCGAGGTCGAGGTCGTCTATCTCGTGGAGAACACTGGTGACGTACCAGATGTTCAGGACATCGTTTTAATCGTCGAAGGGAGCGAAGCGGACCGACATTCCGACGTGTTCGTTGACACCGGCGGTCACGAGGAAACTGACACGTTCGACTACGATATTCAACCCGGCGATGCCCCAAGCGTCTCCCTCGAGGTGGAGACCGAGGACGATTCCGACGGCGAGTCCGTCTCGATTGACGAAGCCGACTTCGACGTCGACATCACTGACACGGACGACCCGATCGTCGAGGAGGACGACGTCGACATCGATATCCAAGTCGAGAATCTTGGCGACGAACCGGACGCACAGACGATAGCGCTGGAGCGATCCGACATCGACCAGCAATGTGATTCCACAACGGTCTCGCTTGAAGGGGAAGATACCGACGAGGTCGAACTCACCTGTTCGACGTCCTCGGGCGATGCACCTGGGTTCGACGTCACCGCGTTCTCGGACGACGACAGCGATTCCGACTCGATCACCGTCGACGAACCGCCGCACTTCGAGATCGAGGTGACTGACACGACCGTCGAGGCCGGCGACCTCGACGTCGAGTACCGCGTCGACAACACCGGCGACGTCACCGGCACGCAGGACGTCACGTTTGCGGTCGACGGCGCGAACGAGGATACCCACCACGACGTCGCGATCGACGCCGGCGACGACGAGACCGACACGTTCACCTATGGTCTCGAGGCGAGCGACGTTGGCGACCTCCCGATCGAGGTGGGAACCGACGACGATGCCGACTCGCGGACGGTCGCGATCGACGAACCCGATCTCTCGATCTCGATCACCGATACGAGCGTTAGCAACGGCGTGATCGCGGTCGACTACGCGGTCGAAAATGTCGGCGACGTCCCGGCCGAAACCGACGTCTCGTTCGCGATCGAAGGCGGCCACGAAACGACCCACGACGACCGGGAAGTCGAAGCCGACGGGGAGTACAGCGATTCGTTCGAGTACGAACTCGAATTGGGTGACGAGTCGCCCGTTTCCGTCGCGGTCGAACTCGATGACGATGCGGACGACGAAACGGTCACTCTCGAACCGGCGACCGTTACGACTTCGATCACCGACACGAACGACCCGGTCACGGCCGGCGAGCCGATCGAGGTCGAAACCACCGTCGAGAACGAAGGCGACGAGCCGACTGGCGCGACGATCGAACTCGAAGCGCCAGACGGGTCGATTGCAGACGAGCAGAGTGTCGACCTCGGCGGCGAGGAGACGCGCTCGCTCACTCTCGAGTGGGAGACGACCGTCGACGACGTCGGCACCGACGACCTCACCGTCCGGAGCCCGGACGACGTCGACGAGACGACGGTCACCGTCGAGCAACCGCCCGAGTACGTGGTTGAATCCGTTGTGACGAACGACTCCATCGAGGAGGGTGAGACGTTGACCGTCGAGCCCACCGTCATCAATGAGGGCGATGTCGCCGGCGAGGAGAACGTCTCGCTCGCGGTGGAAGACGAGGTCGTCGACGAGCGGATCGATCTCGCGCTCGAGCCGGATGAAGCGGAGACGGTTTCGCTCGAATACGAGACCGTCCACGGCGACGCGCCAGCCCTCGATCTAACGGTCGAAACGCCGCACGACGCGGCGTCCGAGACGGTCCCCGTCGACGAGATGCCGTTTCTCGCGGTCGAGACTGACGAGACGAACGCGCCGGTCTTCGTCGGCGACGAGATCGAAGTGATGGTTGCCGTCGAGAACACGGGCGACGGCGAAACGACCCAGGACGTCGAGTTGTTCGAAAGCGGAGCGGACGACCCGATAGATGTCGTCGAAGACGTCACCCTCGCGGGCGGAGAGACTGATTCGGTTACCCTGCGCTACGATACCGATGACGGGGACGTCCCGTCGATCGACCTGACGGTCGCGAGCGAGGACGACGAGGCCAACACGACGGCGACGGTCGACAGACCGCCGCACTTCGCGCTGAGCGATACGGAATTCCCCGAATCGGTGCCGGCCGGCTTCGATATCGTAGCCGAGACGACGGTCACGAACGAGGGGACGATCGCCGAGACACAATCGGTCACGCTTTCGGTCGACGACGAAGTCGTCGAATCGACCGATTTGACACTCGATGGCGGCGAGAACGAATCCGTCGCACTCGAATCGAAGACCCCCGGCGATGTGGGTGACGACGTGACGATACGACTCTCCTCGGACAACGAGTCTGCTGAGTCCGAGGTCTCGATCGTCGAACCCGGGCCGCCGTTCGTCGAGATAACCGAGTACACGCTGTCAGAAACTGTGGCGGCCGGTGGACCGATCGAGGTGACGGCGACCGTCACGAACACGGGTGATCTCACGGCGGAGCAGGGTATCGCCTTCGAGACAGCCGAACTGAATGCCTCGACTGAGACGAGCGTGGCGCTAGAGCGCCACGAATCGGAAACGCTGACGCTCTCGGTTCCGACCGATCCAGACGACGCGGGACAGACGGTGACGGCCACCCTTGCGAGCGAGAACGAGTTAGTGGCCGAACCGATCACGATCGACGACCCGATCCCAGCGACGTTCTCCCTCGATCTCGTCGACGTGACGGAGACGGTCGAAGCGGGGGACCCGGTCGCTGTGACCGTCGCCGTTACGAACGAGGGCACACTAGCAGGCACGCAGCCGCTCGAACTCTCGGCCGACGAAGACGACACTCTCGTCGCGAACGAATCAGTGACGCTGTCGCCGGGCGAGACGGACGAACGCACGTTCGCGTACGAGACGGACGAAGGCGACGTCGGCGACGTCTCGATCGAACTAACTTCGGAAAACGACTCCGTTTCGACGGCCGTCTCCGTCGACGAAGCGGACGACGGATCTCCGTCGCTTCCCCCGCTACCGCCAGCCCCGGGTGAACCGGCGATCGAACTCGTCGAGGTCGAGCTGCACAACGGGACCGTTTCGGTGGACGATGCGGTGCTGATCGCCGTCACACTCGAAAACCGTGGCGACGCCGACGGTACCGTCGAACTTCCGCTCGCGTTCGACGGCGAGACGGTGACGGAGGAGACGGTCGCCGTCGAGGCCGGCGAGACCGAGACCAACATCCTCACCGCACCGATCGAGCAACCCGGAACGGTGTCGGTCACGGTGGCCGACGAGCCCGCCGGGACGGTCGAGGTCACCGACCCTGACGACGAGAGAACGGACGACGCCGACGACGATTCCGACAGCGGCACGGACGACCATACCGACGATGGTGCGGCAAGCGACGGTACGCCCGACGACACGGTCACCGCCGACGATGACGACTCGTTCGCGGTCCCCGGTTTCGGCCTCGGCGCCGCCTTCCTGGCGCTGTTCGTCGCGACGCTCGTCGCTCGTAGACGCTGA
- a CDS encoding DUF4350 domain-containing protein, protein MSDGPVVSWLRRLVRGEVAWPRVLLSGLGVTVVVALVVLLATSTAAFGAYNPGWEGSSDFRSALEAENDVEMAQSTSVYDEGEPDGTVAFVVAPTDHYAGEDAERLARFVDAGGTLVVFENFGTAGNALLTDVGAQARFDGELLRDEREYSVGPAMPVASVEGEHPATEGVEALALNYATAIEPNGATVVAETSPYAYLGPADADLDEVELGSYPVATVESVGDGTVIAVADPSVTINAMFDEEDNAAFLTGLADERAIIDVSHAESLPPLWAAVLTVRGSSTLALLVGLGLIGTLAIAGRNRGMGDRVLRAFWGRLRPGGQRPEPEAVGLSPAERAALVRERNPEWSDERVRRSITALNRSEREGERE, encoded by the coding sequence GTGAGCGACGGGCCGGTCGTGTCGTGGCTTCGGCGGCTGGTTCGGGGCGAGGTGGCGTGGCCGCGAGTCCTGCTTTCGGGGCTGGGTGTGACCGTCGTCGTCGCGCTGGTGGTCCTGCTGGCGACGTCGACGGCGGCGTTCGGGGCGTACAATCCCGGCTGGGAGGGCAGTTCGGATTTCCGGAGTGCGCTCGAAGCCGAGAACGATGTCGAGATGGCGCAGTCGACGAGCGTCTACGACGAGGGTGAGCCCGACGGAACCGTCGCGTTCGTCGTGGCGCCGACGGACCACTACGCGGGAGAGGACGCCGAGCGGCTGGCTCGGTTCGTCGATGCTGGCGGCACGCTGGTGGTCTTCGAGAATTTCGGGACGGCCGGCAACGCGTTGCTCACCGACGTCGGCGCGCAGGCGCGTTTCGACGGGGAACTGTTGCGCGACGAGCGCGAGTACAGCGTGGGTCCGGCGATGCCGGTCGCGTCGGTCGAGGGCGAGCACCCGGCCACCGAGGGCGTCGAGGCGCTGGCGCTGAATTACGCGACGGCGATCGAGCCGAACGGGGCGACGGTGGTGGCGGAGACGAGCCCGTACGCCTACCTCGGGCCCGCGGACGCAGACCTCGACGAGGTGGAGCTGGGGAGCTACCCCGTCGCGACGGTCGAGTCCGTCGGCGACGGAACGGTGATCGCGGTGGCCGATCCCAGCGTGACGATCAACGCGATGTTCGACGAGGAAGATAACGCGGCGTTTCTCACCGGTCTCGCCGACGAACGGGCAATTATCGACGTCTCGCACGCCGAGAGCCTGCCGCCGCTGTGGGCTGCGGTCCTGACGGTTCGGGGGTCGTCGACGCTCGCCTTGCTGGTCGGGCTCGGTTTGATCGGCACGCTGGCCATCGCGGGCCGCAATCGCGGGATGGGCGACCGCGTGCTGCGGGCGTTCTGGGGCCGGCTCCGACCCGGTGGGCAGCGACCGGAACCCGAAGCGGTCGGCCTGTCACCGGCCGAGCGGGCCGCGCTGGTGCGCGAGCGCAACCCGGAGTGGTCTGACGAGCGCGTCCGTCGATCGATAACAGCGCTTAACCGGTCCGAGCGGGAAGGTGAGCGCGAATGA
- a CDS encoding DUF58 domain-containing protein — protein MRPTRRGLTGYALAAVLAGYAVVLAEPIALAGAILVGAWILTVQYRFLQQVSAVSHSLTVAQRPAQRSVRTGARTPVTLSATADGPLPPLSIDVEGRLPTAAVADDALSLSVDPDEPAASESIDVEWPIAGRHRFDRPVLSLSDGFFTQSLPTGERSTLTVEPRGPRAVHVGAGGDKLASTFGEHASGRRGSGIEAAELREYRPGDRLRQIDWKATARLASPHVREYETETDRRTLLVVDHRRSLATGPPAETKLDYLRDVALSIAASARRLGDPTGLTTVGDDGFRTVPSASTPDVYARIRRTLLELEPSTEPVNAARPSPDRSTPTDRRRAVASLDGDSAFDRRLRPFYADRAPVAERVGEEPLFEAVRRTLAREPGDAWLVVFTDDDARDELRETLTYARRRGATVLVVLAPTVLYEPGGLASIDRANERYAAFERYRRDIGRLEGVTALEAGPADRLSAILAGTAGVSIDGRSRPSHQTGAQNRGDSA, from the coding sequence ATGCGACCCACGCGTCGGGGGCTGACGGGCTACGCGCTCGCGGCAGTCCTCGCCGGCTACGCCGTCGTGCTCGCCGAGCCGATCGCCCTCGCCGGAGCGATTCTCGTCGGCGCGTGGATTCTCACGGTCCAGTATCGCTTCTTACAGCAGGTGAGCGCGGTTTCGCATTCGCTCACCGTCGCCCAGCGTCCGGCACAGCGATCCGTCAGGACCGGCGCCCGGACGCCCGTAACGCTGTCTGCGACCGCCGACGGACCGCTCCCTCCGCTCTCGATCGACGTCGAGGGGCGCCTCCCGACGGCCGCCGTCGCCGACGACGCGCTCTCCCTGTCGGTGGATCCGGACGAACCGGCCGCGAGCGAGTCGATCGACGTCGAGTGGCCGATCGCCGGCCGCCACCGATTCGATCGACCGGTACTCTCCCTGTCCGACGGGTTTTTCACCCAATCGTTGCCGACGGGCGAGCGGTCGACGCTCACCGTCGAACCGCGCGGCCCGCGCGCCGTTCACGTCGGCGCCGGCGGCGATAAACTCGCCAGCACGTTCGGCGAACACGCCTCCGGTCGCCGCGGCTCCGGCATCGAAGCCGCCGAACTGCGCGAGTACCGACCCGGCGATCGGCTCCGCCAGATAGACTGGAAAGCCACCGCCAGGCTCGCGAGCCCGCACGTCCGGGAGTACGAAACCGAGACCGATCGACGGACGCTCCTCGTCGTCGACCACCGCCGGTCGCTCGCCACCGGGCCGCCCGCCGAAACCAAGCTCGATTACCTGCGCGACGTCGCCCTCTCGATCGCCGCGAGCGCCAGGCGCCTCGGCGATCCGACCGGCCTCACCACCGTCGGCGACGACGGCTTTCGGACGGTACCGAGCGCATCGACGCCCGACGTGTACGCGCGGATTCGGCGGACGCTACTCGAACTCGAACCGTCGACCGAACCGGTGAACGCGGCCCGGCCCAGTCCGGACCGATCGACGCCGACCGACCGGCGGCGAGCGGTCGCCTCGCTCGACGGCGACTCGGCGTTCGACCGCCGGCTGCGGCCGTTCTACGCGGATCGGGCTCCGGTCGCCGAACGCGTCGGCGAGGAACCGCTCTTCGAGGCGGTCCGTCGAACGCTGGCGCGTGAGCCGGGTGACGCCTGGCTCGTCGTCTTCACGGACGACGACGCGCGCGACGAACTTCGCGAAACCCTCACCTACGCTCGGCGTCGGGGAGCGACCGTTCTCGTCGTGCTCGCACCGACCGTCCTCTACGAACCGGGCGGGCTCGCGTCGATAGATCGTGCCAACGAGCGCTACGCCGCGTTCGAGCGCTACCGGCGCGATATCGGTCGGCTCGAGGGGGTGACGGCGCTCGAAGCCGGCCCCGCAGACCGGCTCTCGGCCATCCTGGCGGGCACCGCCGGCGTCTCGATCGACGGGCGCTCGCGCCCGTCCCATCAGACGGGGGCGCAAAACCGAGGTGATAGCGCGTGA
- a CDS encoding PIN domain-containing protein, producing the protein MSGGYVFDTEAVIAFLYGEPGHEEIASLLDPVFADETDGFLTETNASEVFYLVSRFEGVDDNPTQSSFRIADRDLRALERRGLRLESANWRLAAEVKAHGQLSLADAFAVALAYERDATLVAGADDDFDELSLDIDIRRFRAHGV; encoded by the coding sequence ATGAGCGGCGGGTACGTGTTCGACACCGAGGCAGTCATCGCCTTCCTCTACGGCGAGCCGGGTCACGAGGAGATCGCGTCGTTACTCGATCCCGTGTTCGCAGACGAAACAGACGGATTTCTCACCGAGACGAACGCGAGTGAGGTGTTTTATCTCGTCTCCCGATTTGAGGGCGTCGACGACAACCCTACTCAGTCGTCGTTTCGAATCGCAGATCGAGACCTTCGCGCACTCGAACGGCGCGGACTCCGACTCGAATCAGCGAATTGGCGACTCGCGGCCGAAGTGAAAGCTCACGGTCAGCTCTCCCTCGCCGACGCGTTCGCGGTCGCGCTAGCGTACGAGCGTGACGCAACGTTAGTCGCCGGGGCCGACGATGACTTCGACGAGCTTTCGCTGGACATCGATATCAGGCGATTTCGAGCGCACGGTGTGTGA
- a CDS encoding AbrB/MazE/SpoVT family DNA-binding domain-containing protein produces the protein MSSSTAEPTVIHVSQKGQATIPKRLREKFGIEAPGEVFVYEAEGRIVIEPVPSPDELHGIHASERERGSVLDRVRELKDEEVSDENARFERLHPSEDA, from the coding sequence ATGTCCAGTAGTACAGCCGAACCGACCGTGATACACGTCTCCCAGAAGGGACAGGCGACGATTCCGAAACGACTCAGAGAAAAGTTCGGAATCGAGGCCCCGGGCGAGGTGTTCGTATACGAGGCGGAGGGACGGATCGTCATCGAACCAGTGCCATCGCCCGACGAACTCCACGGAATCCACGCCAGCGAGAGAGAACGAGGTTCGGTGTTAGACCGCGTTCGAGAGTTGAAAGATGAAGAAGTGAGCGATGAGAACGCGCGATTCGAGCGGTTGCATCCATCCGAGGACGCATGA